One genomic window of Eptesicus fuscus isolate TK198812 chromosome 6, DD_ASM_mEF_20220401, whole genome shotgun sequence includes the following:
- the SOWAHA gene encoding ankyrin repeat domain-containing protein SOWAHA: MALAAAAAAAAAAAGVSPAAVLGFLHEHGGKVRNSELLSRFKPLLDAGDPRGRAARRDRFKQLVNDVAVVKELDGVKFVVLRKKLRPRGVPEPQPPGDSSAPEPKTAAISPGETAASGAPSSAPAQGSVEAPEDPAPPSEPRDTPEAPVSEPAPPTGELLVSPATQQPGGPVERAPPSEGLSADGAPPARAPSEEALPGAEPPGLEPGPGATPGPPPPPRRAPPQKPCMLPVRCVPGPAAFRIRAEEQGLRRQLSEEPSPRGSPLLRRRLSVEESGLGLGRSPHLRRLSRAGPRLLSPDTEEVPVAPPPSAVPLEPAEHEWLVRAAAGRWNHQLHGLLLRDRGLAAKRDFMSGFTALHWAAKSGDREMVLQLVEVSRLGGAPVDVNARSHGGYTPLHLAALHGREEVAVLLVGLGAQVHVRDHSGRRAHQYLRRGASYALRRLLGDPGLQGSSEPDGTSGVNGSLVVRRPVQVAATILSSTTSAFLGVLADDLMLQDLARGLRKSGSFSKFLGASPIAPRKKTKTRSGLPAFSEISRGSIPGPFAGLMPSLPPTT, translated from the coding sequence ATGGCGCTCGCCGCGGCCGCGGCCGCTGCCGCTGCGGCCGCCGGGGTGAGCCCGGCCGCGGTGCTGGGCTTCCTGCACGAGCACGGCGGGAAGGTGCGCAACTCCGAGCTGCTGAGCCGCTTCAAGCCGCTGCTGGACGCGGGCGACCCGCGCGGCCGTGCCGCCCGCAGGGACCGCTTCAAGCAGCTCGTCAACGACGTGGCCGTGGTGAAGGAGCTCGACGGCGTCAAGTTCGTGGTGCTGAGGAAGAAGCTGCGGCCCCGGGGGGTGCCGGAGCCCCAGCCCCCCGGCGACTCCAGCGCCCCCGAGCCCAAGACCGCGGCCATCTCCCCGGGGGAAACCGCTGCCTCGGGGGCTCCATCCTCGGCCCCCGCGCAGGGGTCGGTGGAAGCACCCGAGGACCCGGCCCCGCCGTCAGAGCCACGGGACACCCCCGAGGCCCCGGTCTCCGAGCCCGCCCCGCCGACTGGGGAGCTGTTGGTAAGCCCCGCGACCCAGCAGCCCGGGGGGCCCGTGGAGCGGGCCCCGCCCTCCGAGGGCCTCTCTGCCGACGGGGCCCCACCGGCTAGGGCACCGTCGGAGGAGGCCTTGCCCGGCGCAGAGCCACCAGGCTTGGAACCTGGGCCCGGGGCGACGCCGGGGCCGCCGCCCCCTCCTCGGCGCGCGCCTCCCCAGAAGCCCTGCATGTTGCCGGTGCGCTGTGTCCCGGGCCCCGCCGCGTTCCGGATCCGAGCCGAAGAGCAGGGCCTGCGCCGGCAGCTGTCGGAGGAGCCGAGCCCGCGGGGCTCCCCGCTGTTGCGGCGGCGGCTCTCGGTGGAGGAGTCCGGCCTGGGGCTCGGCCGCTCCCCGCACCTGCGGCGCCTGTCCCGCGCCGGCCCGCGCCTGCTGAGCCCGGACACGGAGGAGGTGCCCGTCGCGCCGCCGCCGTCGGCCGTGCCCCTGGAGCCGGCCGAGCACGAGTGGCTGGTGCGGGCGGCCGCTGGCCGCTGGAACCACCAGCTGCACGGTCTGCTGCTGCGCGACCGCGGCCTGGCCGCCAAGCGCGACTTCATGTCTGGGTTCACGGCCCTGCACTGGGCCGCCAAGAGCGGCGACCGCGAGATGGTGCTGCAGCTGGTGGAGGTGTCGCGGCTCGGGGGCGCGCCGGTCGACGTGAACGCGCGCTCCCACGGCGGCTACACGCCCTTGCACCTGGCCGCCCTGCACGGCCGCGAGGAGGTCGCCGTGCTGCTGGTGGGCCTGGGCGCACAGGTGCACGTGCGTGACCACAGCGGGAGGCGGGCGCACCAGTACCTGCGGCGGGGCGCCTCGTACGCGCTGCGCCGGCTGCTTGGCgaccctggcctgcagggctCCTCCGAACCCGACGGGACCAGTGGTGTTAATGGCAGTCTCGTGGTCCGGCGCCCGGTGCAGGTGGCCGCCACCATCCTCAGCTCCACCACCAGCGCGTTTCTGGGCGTCCTGGCCGATGACCTGATGCTCCAGGACCTGGCCCGAGGCTTGAGGAAGTCGGGCTCCTTCAGCAAGTTCTTGGGTGCCTCGCCCATAGCTCCTCGTAAAAAGACCAAGACCCGCAGTGGCCTGCCGGCCTTTTCCGAAATCTCTCGGGGATCCATTCCAGGACCTTTCGCTGGTCTcatgcccagcctgccccccacaaCCTGA